A genomic region of Thunnus albacares chromosome 4, fThuAlb1.1, whole genome shotgun sequence contains the following coding sequences:
- the LOC122980634 gene encoding nucleoporin alm1-like, with protein sequence MENSNISRPETLTQRQGSARLNGAAHDSPAGMERESLRTPSKVLQALRRALLDSKNENQQLAEEMTALKEQMDSREMSWEKKHHELLEEKENLAKTLFQAKNDIKGMMNAAKERQQHFDNRCREMDLIMTQKEEEVHSMKKKLHLQRQEITKVIKHWTTEYDQVTKFWKEEHNKISAACEKKSAELESSFERTIAKLHAEWESRFVCQEMAATDLKTVQEDLERKVRQVTLEKSDLIATIKENKKALFDNMVKISQKEVALRKNDTDWRAKYDALEHQFAVKQTSSEKLHQEIEDEWRRKSRQMEEDIKLLMQKNAELQELAGQHGGPVIKT encoded by the exons ATGGAGAATAGCAACATCTCAAGACCTGAG acacTCACACAGCGCCAGGGCTCTGCCCGACTAAATGGTGCGGCCCATGACAGCCCAGCTGGAATGGAGAGGGAGAGCCTGCGCACTCCCAGCAAAGTCCTGCAGGCTCTGCGAAGAGCCCTGCTGGACTCCAAGAATGAAAACcagcagctggctgaggagatgACTGCTCTGAAGGAGCAGATGGACAGCAGAGAGATGAGCTGGGAGAAGAAGCATCACGAGCTGcttgaagaaaaagagaatttgGCCAAAACTCTGTTTCAGGCCAAAAACGACATAAAGGGCATGATGAATGCTGCGAAAGAGAGGCAACAGCACTTTGACAATCGGTGCAGGGAGATGGACTTGATAATGacacaaaaggaggaggaagtccACTCTATGAAAAAGAAACTTCACCTCCAGAGACAGGAAATAACCAAGGTCATTAAACATTGGACAACTGAATATGACCAGGTTACTAAATTCTGGAAAGAGGAACATAACAAGATATCAGCGGCCTGCGAAAAGAAATCTGCAGAGCTGGAATCTTCATTTGAGCGGACAATCGCCAAATTACATGCAGAGTGGGAGAGCAGGTTTGTTTGTCAGGAGATGGCCGCCACTGACCTAAAAACGGTGCAGGAGGACCTGGAGCGAAAAGTGCGCCAGGTCACCCTCGAAAAGAGTGATCTGATAGCAACCATCAAGGAAAATAAGAAGGCTCTCTTTGACAATATGGTAAAAATAAGCCAGAAAGAGGTGGCCCTAAGGAAGAATGACACGGATTGGAGAGCAAAATATGACGCTCTAGAACATCAGTTCGCAGTGAAGCAGACCAGCTCCGAGAAATTGCACCAAGAAATTGAAGATGAGTGGCGCCGGAAGTCAAGACAAATGGAGGAGGACATCAAGCTCCTGATGCAAAAAAATGCTGAACTTCAG GAGCTGGCCG GGCAACATGGTGGACCAGTAATAAAGACCTAA
- the lhfpl5a gene encoding LHFPL tetraspan subfamily member 5 protein, translated as MLPAQEAAKIYHTNYVRNARAVGVLWTVFTITFAVITVVVFIQPYWIGDSVNTPQAGYFGLFHYCIGNALTSELTCKGSALDFGSIPSGAFKTAMFFVGISMLLVVGSIVCFSLFFFCNAGSVYKICAWMQLASSTCMVIGCMIYPDGWDSEPVKRMCGQRTDKYTLGNCTVRWAYILAIISIMDSLVLSFLAFSLGNRQDKLLPEDFQVEEKDNA; from the exons ATGCTCCCTGCTCAGGAAGCAGCCAAAATCTACCACACCAACTACGTGCGCAACGCCCGGGCTGTGGGCGTGCTGTGGACGGTTTTCACCATCACCTTCGCCGTCATCACCGTGGTGGTGTTCATCCAGCCCTACTGGATCGGAGACAGCGTCAACACCCCGCAGGCCGGATACTTCGGCCTCTTCCACTACTGCATCGGGAACGCGCTCACCTCGGAGCTCACCTGCAAAGGGAGCGCGCTGGACTTCGGCTCCATCCCGTCCGGCGCCTTCAAGACTGCCATGTTCTTCGTGGGGATCTCTATGCTGCTGGTGGTGGGCAGCATCGTCTGCTTcagcctcttcttcttctgcaacgcGGGCAGCGTCTATAAGATCTGCGCCTGGATGCAGCTGGCCTCCA gtACGTGCATGGTGATTGGCTGTATGATCTATCCTGACGGCTGGGACTCAGAGCCAGTGAAGCGCATGTGTGGCCAGCGGACAGACAAATACACGCTGGGCAACTGCACGGTGCGCTGGGCCTACATCCTGGCCATCATCAGCATCATGGACTCGCTCGTCCTCTCCTTCCTGGCCTTCAGCCTGGGCAACCGGCAGGACAAGCTGCTGCCCGAGGACTTCCAGGTGGAGGAAAAAG ATAATGCCTAG
- the srpk1b gene encoding SRSF protein kinase 1b isoform X4, giving the protein MKVVKSAEHYTETALDEIKLLKSVRNTDPSDPSREKVVQLLDDFKISGMNGTHVCMVFEVLGYHLLKWIIKSNYQGLPLPCVKSIIRQVLQGLDYLHTKCKIIHTDIKPENILLTVNEPYIKKMAAEATQWQKTGAAPPSGSAVSTAPAPKPVAKMSKNKKKKMKKKQKKQAELLEKRIQEMEGGATPEGGEEEEDEETTTETTEDTTSSTTLSMSATLQDIVNHTITDSTPDEQPQQMSEGNEQREDAAEEENRMEVNCNGHASTQESEASPESQVHRTKKSTEELEDQQNANQPETKTEADDTLPNKEDRQTCNGSSMDPNLDPPQLPASLSPDSVTVELKEGDKAEKKEEEMDTQGENKRKDDEEDGQNGASGSMLVNPLEPINADKLQVKIADLGNACWVHKHFTDDIQTRQYRSLEVLIGSGYSTPADIWSTACMAFELATGDYLFEPHSGEDYSRDEDHIALIIELLGKVPRKLILSGKYSKEFFTKKGDLRHITKLKPWGLLDVLVEKYEWSKEEAYNFSSFLLPMLDLVPERRATAAQCLSHPWLTS; this is encoded by the exons ATGAAGGTTGTGAAAAGTGCTGAACATTATACAGAGACGGCCCTGGATGAGATCAAGCTGCTCAAATCT GTGAGAAACACAGATCCCAGTGACCCCAGCAGAGAGAAAGTGGTGCAGCTTCTAGACGACTTCAAAATTTCTGGCATGAATGGCACTC ATGTGTGCATGGTGTTTGAGGTGCTGGGATACCACCTACTGAAGTGGATCATCAAGTCAAATTATCAAGGCCTGCCGCTGCCCTGTGTGAAAAGCATCATACGACAG GTTCTTCAGGGTTTAGACTACCTCCACACTAAGTGTAAGATCATCCACACAGACATCAAACCAGAGAATATTCTTCTGACTGTCAATGAGCCCTACATCAAGAAAATGGCCGCCGAAGCGACGCAGTGGCAGAAGACTGGCGCTGCACCTCCCTCCGGTTCTGCAG TGAGCACAGCCCCAGCACCCAAACCA GtggccaaaatgtcaaagaacaaaaagaagaagatgaagaaaaagcagaagaagcaggCGGAGCTGCTGGAGAAGAGGATccaggagatggagggaggagcaACACccgaaggaggagaggaggaggaggatgaggagacgACAACAGAGACCACAGAAGATACAACTTCCTCTACTACCCTCTCTATGTCTGCCACACTGCAGGACATCGTTAACCATACTATCACAG ACTCGACTCCCGACGAGCAGCCCCAGCAGATGTCTGAGGGAAATGAACAGAGAGAGGATGCAGCCGAGGAGGAGAACAGAATGGAAGTGAACTGCAATGGCCACGCCTCCACACAGGAGAGCGAGGCCAGCCCGGAGAGCCAGGTACACAGGACCAAGAAGTCCACAGAGGAACTGGAGGACCAACAGAACGCAAACCAAccagaaaccaaaacagaggCAGACGACACATTACCTAACAAAGAAGACCGCCAGACCTGTAACGGTTCATCCATGGACCCCAACCTCGACCCACCGCAGCTCCCAGCTTCTCTCAGCCCAGACTCTGTCACTGTAGAGCTAAAGGAGGGAGACAAGgcagagaagaaggaggaggagatggataCTCAAggggaaaacaaaagaaaggatGATGAGGAAGACGGCCAAAATG GAGCATCAGGCAGTATGTTGGTAAACCCGCTGGAGCCTATCAATGCTGACAAGCTGCAGGTTAAAATTGCTGACCTGGGCAACGCCTGCTGGGTG CATAAGCATTTCACAGATGACATCCAGACACGGCAGTATCGTTCGCTTGAGGTGCTGATAGGATCCGGCTACAGCACACCAGCAGACATCTGGAGCACAGCCTGCATG GCCTTTGAACTTGCCACTGGAGACTATCTGTTTGAACCCCACTCTGGAGAAGACTACTCCAGAGATGAAG ATCACATAGCGCTGATCATCGAGCTGCTGGGTAAAGTTCCTCGGAAGCTGATCTTGTCAGGCAAATACTCCAAGGAGTTTTTCACCAAGAAAG GCGATCTGCGTCACATTACCAAGCTGAAGCCGTGGGGTCTGCTCGACGTGTTGGTAGAAAAGTACGAGTGGTCTAAAGAGGAGGCCTACAACTTCAGCAGCTTCCTGCTGCCCATGCTGGACCTGGTGCCTGAAAGGAGGGCCACAGCAGCCCAGTGCCTCTCCCATCCATGGCTCACATCCTAG